The following proteins come from a genomic window of Pleurocapsa minor HA4230-MV1:
- the aat gene encoding leucyl/phenylalanyl-tRNA--protein transferase, with product MEIDIPVIVEGYSQGYFLMAGDEGQLDWYSSRQRTLIPLDDRFHYPKSLQRVLNQERFTVAINRDFPAVCEGCSDRESTWISDELMEIYLALHQAGWAHSFETWQGDELAGGILGIAIKGAFIGESMFYRITEGSKVAMVKLVEHLRARKYVVFDAQLQNPHLERFGSVIVASEDYQKMLHQALIRDCIFP from the coding sequence ATGGAAATTGATATTCCTGTAATTGTGGAAGGATACAGTCAGGGTTATTTTTTAATGGCGGGCGATGAGGGTCAGTTGGACTGGTATTCTAGTCGTCAGCGTACCCTTATTCCCTTAGACGATCGCTTTCACTATCCAAAATCTTTACAAAGAGTACTTAATCAAGAACGTTTTACTGTAGCGATTAACCGTGATTTTCCAGCAGTTTGTGAAGGTTGTAGCGATCGCGAGAGTACTTGGATTTCTGATGAGCTAATGGAGATTTATTTAGCTTTACATCAAGCTGGTTGGGCGCATAGTTTTGAGACTTGGCAGGGAGATGAGCTAGCAGGGGGAATATTGGGTATTGCGATCAAAGGCGCATTTATTGGCGAATCAATGTTTTATCGGATTACTGAAGGCTCGAAAGTGGCGATGGTAAAATTAGTTGAACATTTAAGGGCAAGAAAATATGTTGTATTTGATGCTCAATTACAAAACCCTCATTTAGAACGTTTCGGCTCGGTCATTGTTGCTTCAGAAGATTATCAGAAAATGTTGCACCAGGCTTTGATACGAGATTGCATTTTCCCCTAA